One Amorphoplanes digitatis genomic window carries:
- a CDS encoding carbohydrate ABC transporter permease, producing the protein MTNLMSSDSTVTPPRSKAHTTEAGRAKREIKLFSGFAHIALAIWGIMVVAPLVWVVFASFKSNTEIFTHAPFSLPSQISFESYKTAWTEAHVGRYFLNSVFVVTISTAGTMLFGSMAAYVLARYRFFGNRFIYYLFVSGLAFPVFLALVPLFLILQNLGLLNTYTGLILVYIAYSLPFTVFFMTAFFKTLPNHIAEAAIVDGASHTRLFFQVMLPMAKSGLVSITIFNIVGQWNQYLLPVAIMQGQGAEQKWVLTQGIANISVSAGYQANWAALFAALTLSILPMIIVYAFFQRQIQSGLTAGATK; encoded by the coding sequence ATGACAAACCTCATGAGTTCCGACAGCACGGTCACCCCGCCGCGTTCGAAGGCCCACACCACCGAGGCGGGCCGGGCGAAGCGCGAGATCAAGCTGTTCAGCGGCTTCGCGCACATCGCCCTGGCGATCTGGGGCATCATGGTCGTCGCGCCGCTGGTCTGGGTGGTCTTCGCGTCGTTCAAGAGCAACACCGAGATCTTCACGCACGCGCCGTTCAGCCTGCCCAGCCAGATCTCCTTCGAGAGCTACAAGACGGCGTGGACCGAGGCGCACGTCGGGCGCTACTTCCTCAACAGCGTCTTCGTGGTGACGATCAGCACGGCCGGCACCATGCTCTTCGGCTCGATGGCCGCCTACGTGCTGGCCCGGTACAGGTTCTTCGGCAACCGCTTCATCTACTACCTGTTCGTCTCGGGCCTGGCCTTCCCGGTGTTCCTGGCGCTGGTGCCGCTCTTCCTGATCCTGCAGAACCTCGGCCTGCTGAACACCTACACCGGGCTGATCCTGGTCTACATCGCCTACTCGCTGCCGTTCACGGTCTTCTTCATGACGGCGTTCTTCAAGACGCTGCCGAACCACATCGCCGAGGCCGCGATCGTCGACGGCGCCTCGCACACGAGGCTGTTCTTCCAGGTGATGCTGCCGATGGCCAAGTCCGGCCTGGTCAGCATTACGATCTTCAACATCGTCGGCCAGTGGAACCAGTACCTGCTGCCGGTCGCGATCATGCAGGGCCAGGGCGCCGAACAGAAGTGGGTGCTCACCCAGGGCATCGCGAACATCTCGGTCTCGGCGGGATACCAGGCCAACTGGGCCGCGCTCTTCGCAGCCCTCACGCTGTCGATCCTGCCGATGATCATCGTGTACGCGTTCTTCCAGCGTCAGATCCAGTCGGGTCTGACCGCGGGCGCGACCAAGTAG